One genomic segment of Helianthus annuus cultivar XRQ/B chromosome 14, HanXRQr2.0-SUNRISE, whole genome shotgun sequence includes these proteins:
- the LOC110906349 gene encoding uncharacterized protein LOC110906349, whose translation MVGVPRHIAEHRLNVSEDAKPVVHAKRHLGDIKHDAMKEQVLELLNVGIIREVRYQTWVASPVMVKKPNGSWRMCVDYKDLNKACPRDCYALPDIDEKIDSLATFRWKCFLDYYKGYHQVQMAVQDEDKTAFRTPTGLYCYTKMPFGLKNAGATYQRLMNETFSDAIGKYIEVYMDDLVIMSREESMMLANIQKTFNTLRSVSIKLNPAKCSFGMEEGKFLGFIVTKDGFKVNPEKVQAIERMPSPSNIKDMQKLAGRLAALNRFLANHAAKSFPFIKTLRNCMKKSQFQWTPEAENAFREMKDCLIKLPTLTTPNKGEPLVLYLSASDRAVGAVLLVDRQGVQTPVYYVSRTLTDPETRYAIMEKLVLALIHASRRLRRYFANHVIHVLTNYNIGNILARPEVSGRLAKWAIELGGHNVVFRPRPSIKGQVLADFMTEVPDDKERECKAMEKAEKKQTEEPWLLYTDGASNEDGAGAGLRLVSPDKHEFTYAIRLDFKSTNNEAEYEAFLAGLRLAIKMGVRHIEAHVDSMLVAGQINGQYEAKGDVMALYLSQAKTLLQTFYSYKVHHINRSENKPADALSKLASTSFQHLAKDARIEVLSNPSVPLREVSVIKTGTTSWMTPIIMYLQSGILPENKAEARKIQYKSEHYQMADGILYRKSYLGPLLRCVDADDANYLIREVHEGICGIHTGPRMVVAKVMNVGYYWPGMHLDAVKELRKCSGCQRHAPKTMRPKNELVPVTTAWPFQQWEAKALASTTLAVVKRFIWEKIICRFGLPLRIITDNGTNFAADDLERWFKELHIEHTLSSVAHPQGNGQVEAVNKSIVDSIKARLGEKRRGWVDELPSILWAHRTMPKTSNGKTPFSLVYGSEAVIPAEIGLPSPRMLSMNLINNEEERRIDLDLLEKQREMAAINEAKYKTKLEKYYNSRVRVCTFNPGDYVLRDNEASNAEKPGKLAPKWEGPYVIDAVLGKGAYKLRTINNKEVPRTWNAQQLRKCYM comes from the exons atggttggtgttccacggcaCATTGCAGAGCACCGTCTGAACGTCTCAGAAGACGCAAAGCCAGTGGTGCACGCCAAACGCCACCTGGGTGACATAAAGCACGACGCCATGAAAGAGCAAGTACTAGAACTACTAAATGTAGGCATCATCAGAGAAGTCAGATACCAAACTTGGGTAGCAAGCCCAGTGATGGTAAAGAAACCAAACGGCAGctggagaatgtgcgtcgactaCAAAGACTTAAACAAGGCATGCCCGCGCGACTGCTACGCCTTACCAGACATAGACGAGAAGATCGATTCTTTGGCAACATTCAGGTGGAAATGCTTTCTTGATTACTACAAGGGGTATCACCAAGTTCAAATGGCCGTCCAAGACGAAGATAAGACGGCATTCCGCACGCCGACAGGGTTGTATTGTTACAccaagatgccttttggcctaaaGAATGCGGGTGCGACGTACCAAAGATTGATGAACGAAACATTCAGTGATGCTATCGGCAAGTACATAGAAGTGTACATGGATGATCTGGTGATTATGAGCAGGGAAGAGAGCATGATGCTGGCAAATATCCAGAAAACTTTCAACACGCTACGCAGCGTGAGTATCAAGCTAAACCCAGCGAAATGCTCATTTGGTATGGAGGAAGGAAAGTTCTTAGGCTTCATCGTCACAAAAGATGGCTTTAAGGTGAATCCGGAAAAGGTCCAAGCTATAGAGAGGATGCCCTCACCATCAAACATCAAAGACATGCAAAAGTTAGCAGGACGACTAGCCGCGCTCAATCGTTTCCTAGCTAATCATGCTGCAAAATCCTTTCCGTTCATCAAAACCTTGCGCAATTGTATGAAGAAAAGTCAATTccaatggactccggaagcagagaacgcgttccgcgagatgaaagattgCCTCATCAAACTGCCAACCCTAACTACACCAAACAAGGGAGAACCTTTGGTACTTTACCTTTCAGCTTCCGATAGGGCAGTCGGAGCTGTGCTGCTTGTCGATCGTCAAGGTGTCCAAACACCAGTTTACTACGTGTCGAGAACCTTGACCGATCCAGAAACCCGATATGCAATCATGGAGAAGCTAGTCCTTGCACTAATTCATGCTTCAAGGCGGCTGCGCAGATACTTTGCCAATCACGTCATCCACGTGCTAACGAACTACAACATCGGCAACATCCTTGCAAGGCCAGAAGTATCAGGAAGGCTAGCCAAATGGGCAATAGAACTGGGAGGTCACAACGTGGTTTTCAGACCACGACCATCGATCAAAGGCCAAGTCTTGGCAGATTTTATGACAGAAGTTCCAGATGACAAAGAAAGAGAGTGCAAAGCCATGGAAAAGGCTGAGAAAAAGCAAACAGAAGAGCCATGGTTGTTATATACCGATGGAGCATCTAACGAAGATGGAGCAGGCGCAGGGCTAAGGCTGGTAAGCCCCGATAAACATGAGTTCACGTACGCCATACGCCTGGATtttaaaagcacaaacaacgaagcAGAGTACGAAGCTTTCCTGGCTGGCTTACGATTGGCAATCAAAATGGGGGTCCGACACATCGAAGCGCATGTGGACTCCATGCTGGTAGCAGGGCAAATAAACGGCCAATACGAAGCCAAGGGGGATGTCATGGCACTCTACCTCAGCCAAGCAAAAACTTTGCTACAAACCTTCTACTCTTACAAAGTGCACCATataaacagaagcgagaacaagcCGGCAGACGCGTTAAGCAAGCTCGCGTCAACAAGCTTCCAGCACCTAGCAAAAGACGCGCGCATAGAGGTTTTGAGCAACCCATCCGTCCCACTCAGAGAAGTAAGTGTCATCAAGACAGGAACAACGTCCTGGATGACACCGATAATCATGTACTTGCAGTCAGGGATACTTCCCGAAAACAAAGCCGAGGCGCGAAAAATCCAATACAAATCAGAACATTATCAGATGGCAGACGGGATACTGTACCGAAAGTCGTATCTCGGCCCGCTGCTGAGATGTGTTGACGCCGACGACGCAAATTACCTAATCcgggaagtgcatgaaggaatttGTGGTATTCATACCGGGCCTCGAATGGTGGtggcaaaagtgatgaatgtcggATACTACTGGCCTGGAATGCATCTCGATGCTGTGAAAGAGTTAAGGAAGTGCAGTGGCTGCCAGAGACATGCACCCAAGACCATGCGCCCCAAAAATGAACTCGTAccagtcacaaccgcatggccttttcaacAATGGG aggcgaaagcACTCGCATCAACCACCTTGGCAGTCGTCAAGAGATTCATATGGGAGAAAATCATATGCCGCTTTGGCCTACCTCTCCGAATCATCACTGATAACGGAACTAACTTCGCAGCAGACGacctcgaacgatggttcaaagaaTTACACATCGAACATACCCTCTCTTCGGTTGCGCACCCACAAGGGAATGGTCAAGTAGAGGCAGTCAACAAAAGCATCGTCGATAGCATAAAGGCAAGGCTTGGCGAGAAACGAAgaggctgggtcgatgaactacCCAGCATACTGtgggcccatagaacaatgccaaaaacaagcaacggtAAAACGCCGTTCAGTTTGGTCTATGGGTCTGAAGCTGTTATCCCAGCAGAAATCGGGCTGCCATCTCCAAGGATGCTCTCCATGAATTTAATCAACaatgaagaagaaaggaggatcgacctaGACCTCCTAGAAAAGCAGAGAGAGATGGCAgcaatcaacgaggccaaatacaaaacGAAGCTGGAAAAATATTACAACTCCAGAGTCCGAGTCTGCACTTTTAACCCGGGCGACTATGTCCTCAGGGACAACGAAGCTTCCAACGCAGAAAAGCCCGGGaaactggctcccaaatgggaaggcccatacgtAATCGATGCAGTACTCGGCAAGGGAGCTTACAAATTGCGCACCATCAACaacaaagaggttccacgaacctggaatgccCAACAACTCCGAAAGTGCTACATGTAA